The genomic DNA GGTGACGGCAAGCCCCTTCCAGAAGGAACACCTGGTTACCTGTGGCTGCCCGTTGCAGTTGAGAAACTGGTGATGGGGCATCGTGTCCCCCGGGGAGACGCCGGGAGCCGGCAGGCGGGGCTGGCCGCTCCCCTGGCCACTGGTGGATGAGCCCAGGACCATGTTCCCTGGAAAATTCTGGAAGCAGAAGCTAGCCTGCGGGGAGCTCTGGCTGTTTGACGGGTTCAGTTTTTGGTACGGGAGCACAGGCATTCCCAGCTCCGGGATGCCGAAGCACTCCCCTTTGCCTGTGGACGGTGGGCCTCCATCGAACATGCAGCCGTTTACGCTCGATGACAGGGCGGGCACGGCATTCTGGGTCCTGTAGCCGTAGGAAGTCCTGCAGTTTTGTGAAGTCTGGGGCGAGGCACCTGACGGGAAGTCCTGGTGGTCGGGGTCGGGCTGCTGAGGCAAGGGGTGCCGCTGCCTGCTGTGCATCACTGTGGGAACCTCCTGCCGAGGCTGCCACGGGTTCAGAGGCTCGGAAGGTAGACTCTGCGTCTGGACTGAGAACCTACCCTGAAGGTACTGGCCCGGCGAGGGGTTCGAGGGGAAATTTGGGGCCCAGACGTCTTGCAGGTTGTCTTCAAAATTAGTGTTGGGGATGGAGGGGGTCCATTGGTCTTGCTGAACTTCCAAAGTGGCGTGGTTTGACTGGCCAATGAAATTATGCCGTGTCTGGTGCCCAAAATAGTTTCCCACAATCCCGagcggctgctgctgctgctggttctGGAGGGACGGAGCCAGCGAGTCGGGGGGAACCCGGCTAACAGTGCTCGAAGGAGCCGACCGCAGCTTCTGCTGTGGGCAGGACCCAAATCTGGGTGCGGTCTGTGAGCTTGGCAGGCCCTGTCTGAACTGGTTCACCTGCGTCTGAGTGCAGGGGGTAGCCAGGGTGAGGTTATAGGGCATCGGGTTGTTATGACTCAGGCCGGTCTGGGCACTGAATCCTGGCTGTCTCTGGGGCAACCCGCTATCGTTGTGAGCCACTCTAGGTCCATTCAGCCTCATGGTGGCTAGAGGGTCAGGGCTGATGGCCTCCTGCATGCCTCCGACGCCAGTCCCCAATCCCACAATGTTTTGCTCACCCATTCCAACCCAGTCCACCTGGGGGAAGGCCCGTGTCTGCCtcagaggagcagagagcacCGCATTCTGCCGGTCACCAGGCAACCCAGAATTCCGCAATCCCACTCCGGGAAGGCCCCGAGACGTCCCCGAGAAGGCCTCGCCGAAGCAACCCGACGGGACGCCGGCCTCCTCCCGGGGCGCGTCTCCGCGGCAGGGGCCCAGGGGGTTCTCCTTGAAGAGCGCCTCCTCCACGTAGGAGAAGATGTCATTGGCCAGGACCCTGCTCAGCTCCAGCGAGGtgtcgctgctgctgctgccgttCATCTTAAGCAGGGCGTTCTCCCACTCCTTCAGCTCGCTGTCGtccacctccagctcctccagggccGCGCCCAGGCCGCTGTCGCTCATGATCTGCTCCAGGGACTCCATGATGCCCGCCAATGTAGAGTCCTGCTTGAGGTGGCCGCCCGGGGTGGGGGCCTCCAGCTGCCAGGCGTCCCCAGGGACGCTGAGCAGGGCGTGGCTGTCCATGAAGGCCCGGTCCAGGGTATCCTGAGGGTCTGGGGCCACGGGCTGGATGTATGCGGACTGGTCCTGGTTGAGCATAGAGCCCAGGAGAGACATGGGGTCCACAGCCCGCCCCTGGGACGTGCTCCTGGTTTCGGGCCTGTTGGCGTCCATCATGTCCAGGCTCGGGCCGACGTCGTAGAGGACCCCCTCCCCAGAGGCGCAGTCAAAGGGGAGCTGAAGCCTCCTTTTGCGAAAgtgctcctccccctcttcgTTCCTGGGAGGAAAAAGAAGGTCTGTTGACTACCATGGACCAGAAAAGCGCATCAAGACTAAGAGTAAGAGTACATATTTTTGTAAACACCTGGGTATATATACGCAAGATACTTTATTTCACCACGTGGCTTCATCAGGACAATGTTCGTACAGGTCAGCCACTCAGACCAAAAAATCTGAAGAATTCAGACACATACACTAAACACAGTGTCAAAGGAAACTTACATAACCAGCAAAAGGGAatccttttctcttttctcttttattaCAACAAGATGATCACTAGCTATGCATGCTTGTTCTAGGGATGAAAACTCTAGATCTAGAATTTCAAGTCAGCTTCTGCactgaattatttaattagcccctTCATTAATGGCTGAcattttggatcatgagctacAGCTGCACTGCATGTATCCTCTACGGTCTGATGAAGGTATGAACCAGCATGGTGTGTACAGCCATTCAGTAAACTACGCCATGTTAATTATtgtgaacaaaaaccagcacagacccccccccaggCCTCCCGGGAAGAACCTGGACATCCCCCTCCACCCTGCTTCAGTATGACGATCTTTGTTTTTGGAGAATGGATGGGCTTTAAGTGATGAAGAGGGCAGCCtataaggtgcttgactgggacccggaaggttgccAACAATAAGATTAgtgcaggggccaatcccccttcagcaaggcccttacccccaCATTACCCCAGGGGGAGTGGCGCCTGCTgaggtctaatcaactgtaagtgtctttggataaaagggtcaGCTGAAAATGACTAATTTTGACAGGCGGAAGTCACTACAGAGTTGCACTCACGTTAAGGGTCTCTGTCGAGCGATGACGAAATCTGGCCTTCCTCCTTTGAACACCAGCCTGGCAGTGGCCTGGACCCAGACCCACAGGCCCGACTTAGCCAGGAGCCTGAAGACGGAGAAACCGCTCTCCCCTGTTTTTATCACTGCGGAACAGGAAAGAGGAGCAGAAACACAGCGCTGTGGGCCTCCTAGTATGCTTTTCTACAACATTGAtaaccattcattcattcattagcctaacccgcttatcctgaacagggtcgcaggggggctggagcctatcccagcataggGTGATGATTCCTCTTTAGCAGCTGACTAACCTGAACactatacatttacatttgagcaTTACCAGATGACTTCatctagagcaatttacaaaAGCATATGGAATACATCAACCTCAGCATAATGGAAAGCATCACAGTAAGCGCAATGGGGAGATTATTATACAGCAGTACTTCAAAGTTCAGTATTTCAATGACACTAAATTACCATCTGTCGCTAACAGAGAATAAGATGTTAGCTTGATATTTGACCATATTTGTGAATGGCAAATAGGCTGTTTTCTCAATAAGCCAGTGAGATCAGTTGtgttttgattttcatttcaaatgcaattcaCCAGTAGGGGGAAAATTGTATACTGCACCTTTAAGTAGTGAATTAGGTTTGTGGGTATATcaaaaataacagcacaaaatggaggtgtTAAACCCAGgtttttttaacacattttgaGCCGGTGAGTTGTGAGTCTTGGGCAGAGGATAGAGGACAGGACTCGGGCCCCCTGGCTTACTCTTCATGTGGTTGTCTGCGCAGTACATCATATCGGCAGCGTGGATGAACTGGTATCCTGAGCCTTTCATACAGAGCTCCGTTTCAGAATATCCCAGAACCACCTTTCCtctgcaccaaaaaaaaaaaaacactgtaagaatactcacacaaaaacacatttatttagtcACTTTTTTTCAAGAGAGTTGTCGAAAATgttatacaataaaaaaaacgaatgtCACCAATGCACAGAGAATATCGAAAATGAGTCACAGTGGCACAACAAACGTGGATTTATCTCTTTTTTGCACTCTGGATGGGAAAACCAAACTCTAAagctgtatttgtgtttgtatggtgTCCCATGgccacatgacatgacaaacagcTGCTTTAGGACAgcagtatatttatttattctgtgttCAGTGCACCTGGTGTCGATGCCCATGGGAGAGAAGTCCAGCTTGTGTTTGGTCTGGAAGATGAGGGTCTTGGTCCTGATCTCCAGGATGGCGGGGGGCTGTACGGGGGCGGCGATGGCGAACAGGGCCAGCTGGGAGTGGGCAGTCTTCCCGTCCTCCGACACCTGGTTCTGCCCGTGGAGGTACTTCAGACGCCCATGGAAGTTCAGTGCCTGGAAGAGCGGGGAGCGGGAGGTCAATCAAATCAGTCCCTATCACAATTACAATTACTAacacataacaataataataataataataatgataatactaATATAAAAGCTTATAAGAACATTAGATAATATAATTCCTGTGCGAGTAAAGATTTTAAATAGCAGAACAAATAGAACAGTTAACCAAGGATAGTAActcactttattatttttgtggaaATTAGTTTTTTATCTCAATAGCACTGATTTTAAGACAGGGGCCCACCAGGAAGCTAAGAGGATGTGGACTACACAGGGGCCTACCAGGAAGCTAAGAGGACATGGACTATATAGGGGCCTACCAGGAAGCCAGAGGAGTTGTCAAGAAGACATCGGAAGCGACAGCAGAAGCTCCTCTCCAGGAAGGAGGAGTTTTCTGGGGGGATGAGCTGGGGGTCGTAGGTCACAATGTTGCTGGAGATCTGGCTGCTCTGCATGCCTGGATAGCAGCACAGGACAGAGCAGGTACTCAGAGCAGATACTCAGAGCAGATACTCAGACAGAACAGCTACTCAGAGCAGGTACTCAGAGCAGATACTCAGAGCAGATACTCAGAGCAGATACTCAGAGCAGGTACTCAGAGCAGGTACTCAGAGCAGGTACTCAGAGCAGGTACTCAGAACAGATACTCAGAGCAGATACTCAGACAGAGCAGATACTCAGATAGAGCGGGAATTCAGAAGGCTAACAGCCGCACACTGCAGGCAGTATGTCACTGAGACAGGGAGCCAGCTCGCATTCTCTGTTGTACCATTGTTCCGCCTAGCCCAACACAGCGCTGGATTAAATCAGGGAAACCGCTGAACACAAGGAACCATATTCTTCTCAGTACGGcagttgtattttttaaaatttattgcCATCAACATTTAAACCGCATTCTATATGGAAAATATGGACAATAGGTCTAGTTATTTATGAAAACATAGAtggatttatatattatataacccACCCATTCACATACCAACGCTGAAAGGCTGTCATGCCACGCACCAATCAGCACATGGGGATCGAAGCGGCAATTGTCCGACTCCGACAACCTCTCttgcctcctgagctaatgttgcatCATAACTTTTCTGTATTAAATGACTTTACACGTTCTGTACACTGGATTTCACATCTTGGCCAATTCAAGTCACTTCaggaaaataactgaaattcaattcatatgatttaaaaaaaaccttgattTTTGAAGGTCACTTAATTTCCTGACTGGAGTGAGCTGAAATGGGAGTTGCACCCCCACATCCACAGGAGCGGGACACTCACCGCTGCTGCCCTGCTCGGGGTCCCCCTGGTTGGGGTTGAGAGCGAAGTGCAGCTGGCCACGGAACATGGCGCGGTCGTCTGAGTGGATCATCTCGAACACGCTCTGGTGGACCACGTCCGACTGCAGGGCAGGGAGAcggagggggaagaggggttaggaacaggaagcagggtgggggagggggtgctcaCACTTTGGGACTCCTGCACGCTGATTCTGGCAGCCTAAAAACATGGCGATCACCATGGCACTGATGCCCAGCATTAATTTAACACCTTACACTGCGGTACTGTCACTGACCagctctgcacaaacacacacacacaaacacacacataagtgcacacaaacacacaaacgcacacatacatgcacacaaacacacacacaaacacacacatatgtgcacacaaacacacacataagtgcacacaaacacacaaacgctcacatacatgcacacaaacacacacatacgtgcacacaaacacacacacaaatatgtgcacacaaacacacacagaaatgcacccatacgtgcacactcacacagaaacgcacacacacacacaaacatacagacacacacacacacagtgtaagcTCATGTGTttatgcagggtgtgtgtgtgttcagtgttatgTTAGCACTGTCAAGCTCTGTGCCTGTGATTACTATAACGTCTCTATTGGAGGTCCATGGAGGATTacacattaaattattatttcataaacacGCAGATTTTATATTTCAACACGTCCagttcatctgttttttttaaccatttttcATATGGCCATGTGGATTCAGTAAAATAGCTTGAGGAAGTAAAACACTTGCTTGGCACCGAGCCTTGAAACCTGTGCACTCAAAGAAAGCTGGCTTTCTCTTCCCCGCGAGACAGACGTTGCGTGACGAATTGGAATAATATTTTCCCAACAGggaccccccccctcgcccacaCCCCGCACACTTGCATTTCTCAGCTGAGGACCGGGGCCCTTATCCGTCTGGCCATCGGCCCAGAATGACCTCCATCCCGCGCACCCGCCAAATCAAACATGGCTTCCCAGGGAGGCCTTATGTAACGGCTCCTCTTCATCTTCGCTTCGATCTCGCCGAACGTGTCTCCACAGGCCCCCGCAGAGAGGCCCTGAAGGAACCCAAAACTGCACTCCACATCCCCGGGGGCCGTCGCGAAAAACCACTCTCACCGCCTCATGTACGtgagaaatatacactcagtgcgcCCTTTATTAAAACTTCATATTAGTCTTCTGTtggtgtagcctatccacttagaggtttgatgcgttgtgtgttcagagattctcttctgcataccgctgttgtaatgtgtggctatttgcattactgtcaccttcctgtcagcttcaacttCCTGTCTGcccattcttctctgacctctctcgtgAACAAGGCATTTTGtcccgcagaactactgctcactggatgttttttattttttgtaccattctctgcaaccctagagactgctgtgtgtgaaaatcccaggatatcagcagtttctgagatactcaaaccactctgtctggcaccaacagtgattccacagtcaaagtaaaAAAGATCTTCTTCcccaaaacagctgaacctcttggttACATCtgcattttttatgcatttagtttctgccacatgattggctgtttaaatatttgccttgACAAGCAGGTTTACAGGCCTAATTAAGTGGCGTATGTATAAAGCATGTCATAATGTGCTAAATTGTAACCTGTGAACAGGTTCCAATAAATATCTTACATGTGTAGTTGTATATTGTGATTTCTATCCAACAATCATAATTTAGAAGATATATCACATATTATCACCTATTCTCTCTATAAAAATAGagattatttatataatatataatctaTTTTGTAGGTAAGGACATATGAATAGTAGCCCCAGGAGGGGCGAGTTTTATTTGGTTGGTTCATTCATCATTCAGTCCTGTACACCAGAGAAGGAGTCACCAGGCTCTCCCAGAGCATCCATGAGTAGCTCTGTGtagaacacacatacagtaatgccACAGATTCTATACTGTCCAGATTATCAGCTCTATAGTGTCAACACTGAAAGTTCTGTCTTGCAACAGTTCAAGCCAAAAGCATCAATTTTGATCCATCTCATGAGAAGTGTACAACAAAGAACGTGCACAGTACAACACTGACAATGACTGGTGCCAAAAGGACACTGGAAACTGTCGCTACCAGCTGCAAGCTACAAGACAAAAGGGCTGGGTGATGCCCACTTGTTATCCAGTGCTACATATAAAACAGCGAGCATGCATCTCCTTACACACCCCAAACCTGAAATTTGACTGTAACAAAAATATTAAtctctaatacacacacacacacacacagatgctttcATAAAGGCCCTTTCTCCTCATTTTAAATAAGTGTGGTTGACCCTGTAATACCTCCTCCAACTAGGGAGCTCACAGTAACTCTAGTACACACACTAGGCCCAGTGTAAGCCacccacacatttcacacagcaCTACAGGAAAGCTAGCATCCTTCAGAAGAGTCTTTTACTGACGACACCTGGAAACCTTTGGGTGCGTGTTGAGCAGTCTGGTGGACTGCTTACATAGACAACAATATGACGTCTGAGAGCATGTTTCTTATCACTGTCATTAGGCAAGAGCCAGCTTTCACCTCAGCGATAACAAGTGAGATACAGTATCTTCCTCCAACAGCACAGAGATTGTGAAAGAGAGGAAGGCAGACAGTCTGACAGACTGCCTGTACATTCCCATCAACACCTTCTCATGGTTATCTTAGTCCACAGGCAGGTGGGTCACAGACAAGCTGTTATCACTGGATTTAATAAAGACTGAGTccacatccccctctctctcctctccaactCAGCTGAATaagcccctctctctgctctccaacTCAGCTGAATaagcccctctctctgctctccaacTCAGCTGAATAAGCCCCTACCTCTACGCTCTACCTCGGCTGGCATGCATTACTCCAGTTGGTACAACATAATGGAGAAGgatgcccccccgccccccacaaaGCCCACACTTGAAAATATAATGATGTACTTTATAATGGAATGCAATTAATTCAAAGACTGGGTCACAAATATATGGGTTGCCAGATAGATGTGATGCAATGATTTGGGAAAGGCCCTGGTGGGTTGCCAGGTAGATGGGATGTGATGATTTGGGGAAGGCCCTGGTGGGTTGCCAGGTAGATGGGATGTGATGATTTGGGGAAGGCCCTGGTGGGTTGCCAGGTagatgtgatgtgatgatttGGGAAAGGCCCTGGTGGGTTGCCAGCTAGAAACTCACCTGATGGAAGCCCAGGTAGTCCTGTATAGTAGGAGAGGCGTAAAAAATGTAGCCTTCAGCTGTGACCACAAGCACAAAACCACTCAGGGCCTGCAGAGAAAGAGATAGGCtggttagacacacacacgtaagcacacactcacacaggctcaAACAGTTCTacctacacacatacgcacacactctcactcactttaacagctccacacactcctgctcacacacacatacgcacacactctcactcactttaacagctccacacactcctgctcacacacacatacgcacacactctcactcactttaacagctccacacactcctgctcacacacacacacgcacacactcactcactttaacagctccacacactcctgctcacacacacgcacacactctcactcactttaACAGCTCCACACattcctgctcacacacacacatacgcacacactctcactcactttaacagctccacacactcctgctcacacacacacacgcacacactctcactcactttaacagctccacacactcctgctcacacacacgcacacactctcactcactttaACAGCTCCACACattcctgctcacacacacacatacgcacacactctcactcactttaacagctccacacactcctgctcacacacacatacgcacacactctcactcactttaacagctccacacactcctgctcacacacacacacgcacacactctcactcactttaACAGCTCCACACAtttctgctcacacacacatgcgcacccaCTCATTTTCAGCTCTCCCTCATTTTCAGCTATTCACCCTTTCTTTCTGGTTTCTAGATGAttgatagagagcgagagagcgggagggtgagagaaagagagaaacacaaaTTGGACTGTGTTTAAATCAAGATAAACAGCCTCATCACTCGATATGACTGCAACAAAAACACTATTTTTCTCTCGCTGTCAAAagataaatatttcagtaacCAAAACCTCCCCCATTGAGTTAGGGGGCCACAGAGCAAACAGAGTGGAATTCCTCATAATTTTTCATTGCAGCTGCAAGAAATCCAATTTCGTAAACTGCCCTGAATTATTTTTCTCCACGAGGGTTGGAGAAAACAAAGTCATTGAACATCTGGCACTATCCAACGCTTTGTTGaagttcaagccccagtgtaaccatgataagatccacacagctgtcgtGCCAtccagcaaggcccttaaccccacattgctccaggggggattgcaccctgcttagtctaatcaactgtaagtcactttagaaaaagcgtcagctaaataacaaatgataaaTTATAAGTTTGGATTTTGAAACATACATGAAATGACACACCCCTTTGCTTGGCTGGTTGTGTTTTGACGATACAGAGACATTTGGaaagttaagtttggtcacttttgctttgtagtttgttaaaaaataggccctggtccttatctttgttgtacgggtagtaattgaaattgtacttccctctagggtctttcagcgcacttacccctggttatgggtatgcactttgttgtacgtcgctctggataagagcgtctgccaaatgccaataatgtaatgtaatgtaattttatacAGACCCATTTTGGGGGGAACGCACCCGCTGTATTCTAGGGTGACGGTCACCGCCATTAACCAGAGTCATTACCTGTACCCGTTTCATTCAATCCCCAGAACTCACGTAAAGGCCACCCAGGACTGTTCTCTGTACAAAACACCCACTGCTTACTTCACAGTTATCATCGAACACACAGAACCTACTGGACCATGACATGAATTTgatttcaatatatatataaagagtttatatatacattttgacttatttttggttttgtttttatttttactcagATAACTCATATTATCCATAGTTCAAAATTATTGCTCTATCTTGTATTTTAGATGGGAAGTGGTCTAGgcttcctctctgctctctctttctctccctcaaacAGTAAATCTATCCTTGTTAACCTCATTTGGGAGACCATCGAACTTAACAGGCGTAAACAAGTTAATCATCAAGTGATGTCATATAAAGGTTATAAATGCTCGGAGGGACTGCCCTTCTATCGGaattcaaacatacagtacatcttgTGTGACCTGACTGcccttctgcagaataaagaacAAGTTTTACACTTCATGCCTGGCAGATTTTCATTGGAATCGAACAGATTGTATTTATACGTTAAAGTTCCTCTGCAGTCCTCACACAGACAATGCACACTCGTTCTTTCAGAACTCTGGAGATGTAAGTAAACTACAGCAGTATCACATCCCTGGTGTTTCAGAGCCCTAATGCCTTTCTCTAAGGTCTGTGGAGGGAAACCACTGATTTTACATGGGtgcattaaaataaacacagaagcCACGGTTGTAAATTAAACACTAAAGCTATGGTTGTTCATAAACTGGTGTGTGCTTTGTATGCTCCACAGACTATAGCCCTGGCCCTTGAgagcctctccaggaccagggctggggaccacAGTAGAGCCAGTGGCTCTCCAgtaccagggctggggaccacAGTAGAGCCAGTGGCTCTCCAgtaccagggctggggaccacAGTAGAGCCAGTGGCTCTCCAgtaccagggctggggaccatAAGTAGAGCCAGTGGCTCTCCAgtaccagggctggggaccacAGCAGAgccagtggctctccaggaccagggctggggaccacAGCAGACCCTTTGCCCATACCCAAAATGGTCATATTGCTCAAAATTTAAGCAGTTCTGTGGTGTTGAAGCAAAGCCAAAGATGGTGAAGCTCACACAGGAACACCCATGTGTTCCCTGCACCATGTTAACACTGAGGGGAATGCAGCCAAATTATTCCAGTAAAACCCAAGGAGGCCCCCTCTCTTCCGTTAGAGAGATGGGCCTCATGCCTGACATGAAGGCCGGGATGTGTGCTCGGTAACCCCTCTCCGGCATTAGGGGAAACTGACCAGACACAGATCCCCCTTCAGTCAGGACTGGAGGAAAACCTAATCAGCCCCTCAGACACGTTGGAATGTCGGAGCATTCCATTTAGACACTGCTGCAACGAAAGGTATTTTTGGATTCACGGtgttaaaaatatttatgcGTT from Conger conger chromosome 12, fConCon1.1, whole genome shotgun sequence includes the following:
- the LOC133142163 gene encoding aryl hydrocarbon receptor-like; the encoded protein is MLGNTVGYAAKKRKKPVQKIPKPAPPEGKSNPSKRHRDRLNGELDRLTSLLPFPQEVRSRLDKLSVLRLSVGYLKVKSFFNATLQKHDESCLPGGTAALRGNGKTASAIDGVAISEGELLLQALSGFVLVVTAEGYIFYASPTIQDYLGFHQSDVVHQSVFEMIHSDDRAMFRGQLHFALNPNQGDPEQGSSGMQSSQISSNIVTYDPQLIPPENSSFLERSFCCRFRCLLDNSSGFLALNFHGRLKYLHGQNQVSEDGKTAHSQLALFAIAAPVQPPAILEIRTKTLIFQTKHKLDFSPMGIDTRGKVVLGYSETELCMKGSGYQFIHAADMMYCADNHMKMIKTGESGFSVFRLLAKSGLWVWVQATARLVFKGGRPDFVIARQRPLTNEEGEEHFRKRRLQLPFDCASGEGVLYDVGPSLDMMDANRPETRSTSQGRAVDPMSLLGSMLNQDQSAYIQPVAPDPQDTLDRAFMDSHALLSVPGDAWQLEAPTPGGHLKQDSTLAGIMESLEQIMSDSGLGAALEELEVDDSELKEWENALLKMNGSSSSDTSLELSRVLANDIFSYVEEALFKENPLGPCRGDAPREEAGVPSGCFGEAFSGTSRGLPGVGLRNSGLPGDRQNAVLSAPLRQTRAFPQVDWVGMGEQNIVGLGTGVGGMQEAISPDPLATMRLNGPRVAHNDSGLPQRQPGFSAQTGLSHNNPMPYNLTLATPCTQTQVNQFRQGLPSSQTAPRFGSCPQQKLRSAPSSTVSRVPPDSLAPSLQNQQQQQPLGIVGNYFGHQTRHNFIGQSNHATLEVQQDQWTPSIPNTNFEDNLQDVWAPNFPSNPSPGQYLQGRFSVQTQSLPSEPLNPWQPRQEVPTVMHSRQRHPLPQQPDPDHQDFPSGASPQTSQNCRTSYGYRTQNAVPALSSSVNGCMFDGGPPSTGKGECFGIPELGMPVLPYQKLNPSNSQSSPQASFCFQNFPGNMVLGSSTSGQGSGQPRLPAPGVSPGDTMPHHQFLNCNGQPQVPGHPTEDEDSFSFPPLSNGTTYFSENNQTNCCDF